From Candidatus Xianfuyuplasma coldseepsis:
AATCTTGATTGAAAGGAGGATATCATATGCCTGTATTGGAAGTAAAAGATTTAAGTATCCACTTCGGTGGACTTAAAGCCGTTGATGCGTTTGACATCACCATTCATGATAATGAGTTAGTAGGATTAATTGGTCCAAATGGTGCTGGTAAAACGACTGTTTTCAACATGTTGACAGGTGTTTATATCCCTACCGAAGGAACAATCCATTTAAACAGCCAATTAACCAATGGGAAAAAACCAAATGAGATTGTCATGCTCGGTAGCAGTCGAACTTTTCAAAACATTCGTCTGTTTAAAAATATGACAGTGTTAGAGAATATAAAAGTCGCCTATCATAATCACATGAACTACAACATATTTGATAGCATCTTTAAGACAAAACGATATCGTAGCGAAGAAGAAAAAGCTGATCAAGTGTCTTTTGATTTATTAAAAGTGTTTGAACTAGAAGGATATGCCGATGAACTTGCGATGAATTTACCCTATGGTAAGCAACGCAAGTTAGAAATCGCACGTGCACTTGCAACGCAGCCGAAAATCTTATTACTGGATGAACCAGCTGCTGGTATGAATCCCCAGGAAACAGATGAACTAATGGAAACAATTAAGCTAATCAAAGATCGCTTTGAGATTTCAGTACTACTCATTGAACATGATATGAAACTTGTAATGGGAATTTGTGAACGCATTGTGGTCATCGACTATGGTAAGATTATTGCCAAGGGTACACCTACTGAAATTCGTAAAAATCCAGATGTCATCAAGGCATATTTAGGAGAATAAGTATGTTATTAGAAGTTAAAAACCTTCATGTTCATTATGGCGTGATACATGCCATTAAAGGTGTTAGTTTCAATGTTGAAGAAGGAAAAATTGTCACCTTAATTGGTTCTAATGGAGCCGGTAAGACAACCATATTAAAAACGATATCACAAATTCTAAATCAAACCGAGGGTGAGATTCTGTTTCTCGGTAACTCAATGAGTGATTATCAACCTCATCAAATTGTCAAAATGGGAATTTCTCAAGTCCCTGAAGGTCGACGGGTCTTTCCTGACTTAACTGTCTTAGAGAACCTTCAAATGGGCGCATATTATCGCAAAGATAAAGAAGCAATTGCGAAGGATTTAGAGACTGTCTATATGCGCTTTCCTAGATTAAAAGAGCGTACCAATCAAACGGCTGGTACACTAAGTGGTGGTGAGCAACAAATGCTTGCCATGGGAAGAGCCTTAATGAGTCATCCAAAAATATTACTTCTGGATGAACCATCAATGGGTCTGGCTCCAATTCTGGTTGATGAGATATTTAGTATCATCGATGATATTCATAGAGCAGGTACAACGATTTTACTTGTTGAACAAAATGCCAATCGCGCACTGCATGTATCCGATTATGGATATGTGTTGGAAACTGGTAAAATCATTGCCCAAGGAAAAGCCACAGATTTACTGAATGATGAAAAAGTAAAAGAAGCTTATTTAAGCGCTTAATAACGAAGAATAGGATAGGTACATTGCGCCCCTGTTTCAAGCGAATTCGGGATGGTGGAAGCCGGACAAAAAGACGTGATTGTATAACCCCTAGGAGTTGCCATTTGAAATAATAGTAGAATCGGCCGGATTGTAGACCGTTATCACACTACATTCTTT
This genomic window contains:
- a CDS encoding ABC transporter ATP-binding protein — its product is MPVLEVKDLSIHFGGLKAVDAFDITIHDNELVGLIGPNGAGKTTVFNMLTGVYIPTEGTIHLNSQLTNGKKPNEIVMLGSSRTFQNIRLFKNMTVLENIKVAYHNHMNYNIFDSIFKTKRYRSEEEKADQVSFDLLKVFELEGYADELAMNLPYGKQRKLEIARALATQPKILLLDEPAAGMNPQETDELMETIKLIKDRFEISVLLIEHDMKLVMGICERIVVIDYGKIIAKGTPTEIRKNPDVIKAYLGE
- a CDS encoding ABC transporter ATP-binding protein; this encodes MLLEVKNLHVHYGVIHAIKGVSFNVEEGKIVTLIGSNGAGKTTILKTISQILNQTEGEILFLGNSMSDYQPHQIVKMGISQVPEGRRVFPDLTVLENLQMGAYYRKDKEAIAKDLETVYMRFPRLKERTNQTAGTLSGGEQQMLAMGRALMSHPKILLLDEPSMGLAPILVDEIFSIIDDIHRAGTTILLVEQNANRALHVSDYGYVLETGKIIAQGKATDLLNDEKVKEAYLSA